TTTAATGTAATGTTTAATTCTCAGTACTGGATCAAGAACTTTTGCTACAGAATTAATGGCTCGTTTATTTCACGAAGTGGTGAATTGCGTTTTAGGGAGCATTTGGGAAGCATATGtggaaataatttattatagcTATCGTCGAGAACTTTGATATACATTTTGTATGTCAAAATAGAAATACGGCCACACCTTTTCTGAATGTTTAATTTTGTACTTCTTGCCCAGTGCCTCTTAACAATTGTTCATTTTGTTATTTGTAACTTCTTGAATTGTGTgtgaacaaaaataaattttatcaatgacaaaaaaaatgttgacaATTTAGCTTTTTAGTTTAGCTTTTGCTTAACCAAATAATTCAGACAGCTACCACTCGGCATCAACATGGCTTCCAAATCTGCGTATGAAAAAACTTTGGTAGTAAACATTGccaattttgaaaaaattcaaaactttttaaatgaTAAGGAAAAGTACAAGGAGATTCTAGAAAACAGCGAGAATTTCAACACTCGTCTATGCATTGAACGCCGACTTCGCATGCCATTCCTCGATCCCCAGACAGGTGTCGCACAGACACATTGCTCCCTctttatgaaaaaaaaacagcgaaTGCCGGGTCTTCGACATGGTCAGATATACACTTATCCATCGTCCCGGTGGCGCAAACCAAAACGTCAGTACTTACTTAACCCGAATCAAAGTTTCCGAGCCTATCAGTATCGCGAGCACAATCTTCAGCACTCCCACCATCAAGCGCATCAGCATCACCATCATATACCTTCGTCTGGCGTTGCTGTACCACAAATTCCTCACCTAGCTGAAAGCGCAGGTAAGAAAAAATTTAAGCTTATCATCAGTTGAaacataatttttttatatctaacttttatattattggttttttatttacaGCCATTGTTGCTACGGATGGCAACTCTATGGGAGCATCAGGAGATAATGATAGTAAGGACTCACATGCAAACGTCGAAAAGGAATGGTTCCACGATGAAATGGACACATCACATTTTCATCATGGCGATGAATTTGAGGATGACTTTGATTCAGATAACGATTTTGATGAGTCTTACACCAGCAGGGGCAAACGCAAAAAGTGTTCGCGTCCTCGACGAACAAATGCAAACGTAGAGGGTACTCCCAAACGGGGACGTAAAGGTGGTGGTGAGTACAAATTTATTAAACAGATGAATTGTAAACGTTATTTATACCCTAGGCAATCGTCGAAAGAATGCTGTTGAGGGAGAATCTGATCGAAAACGTAGAGCCGGTGGAAATAGTGCAAATACATCCGCAGCCGCAGCggcagctgccgccgctgTCGCACATGCAGCATGTACTGCAGCTACTGTCGCTAGCACAGGGCTCTATGCATCTCATTCCAACTCAGCTTCGCCTATTCCCATAAATGACGACAATTCACAGTCAGGACTCATAGTGCCAACAAACA
This genomic interval from Drosophila mauritiana strain mau12 chromosome 2R, ASM438214v1, whole genome shotgun sequence contains the following:
- the LOC117137285 gene encoding zinc finger protein ubi-d4 isoform X2, coding for MASKSAYEKTLVVNIANFEKIQNFLNDKEKYKEILENSENFNTRLCIERRLRMPFLDPQTGVAQTHCSLFMKKKQRMPGLRHGQIYTYPSSRWRKPKRQYLLNPNQSFRAYQYREHNLQHSHHQAHQHHHHIPSSGVAVPQIPHLAESAAIVATDGNSMGASGDNDSKDSHANVEKEWFHDEMDTSHFHHGDEFEDDFDSDNDFDESYTSRGKRKKCSRPRRTNANVEGTPKRGRKGNRRKNAVEGESDRKRRAGGNSANTSAAAAAAAAAVAHAACTAATVASTGLYASHSNSASPIPINDDNSQSGLIVPTNIASSYDKTSSDAGASNDSIPLATMVGINAGLTTSNVCNAHPVQTGTNQTVFATGNKAKQRVDRDIAQPSPYCDFCLGDQRENKKTNMPEELVSCSDCGRSGHPSCLQFTANMIISVKRYRWQCIECKYCSICGTSDNDDQLLFCDDCDRGYHMYCLSPPLVTPPEGSWSCKLCMEEFHKIK
- the LOC117137285 gene encoding zinc finger protein ubi-d4 isoform X1, translating into MASKSAYEKTLVVNIANFEKIQNFLNDKEKYKEILENSENFNTRLCIERRLRMPFLDPQTGVAQTHCSLFMKKKQRMPGLRHGQIYTYPSSRWRKPKRQYLLNPNQSFRAYQYREHNLQHSHHQAHQHHHHIPSSGVAVPQIPHLAESAAIVATDGNSMGASGDNDSKDSHANVEKEWFHDEMDTSHFHHGDEFEDDFDSDNDFDESYTSRGKRKKCSRPRRTNANVEGTPKRGRKGGGNRRKNAVEGESDRKRRAGGNSANTSAAAAAAAAAVAHAACTAATVASTGLYASHSNSASPIPINDDNSQSGLIVPTNIASSYDKTSSDAGASNDSIPLATMVGINAGLTTSNVCNAHPVQTGTNQTVFATGNKAKQRVDRDIAQPSPYCDFCLGDQRENKKTNMPEELVSCSDCGRSGHPSCLQFTANMIISVKRYRWQCIECKYCSICGTSDNDDQLLFCDDCDRGYHMYCLSPPLVTPPEGSWSCKLCMEEFHKIK